A portion of the Marinobacter alexandrii genome contains these proteins:
- a CDS encoding CDP-alcohol phosphatidyltransferase family protein — MSKLPKDSRFIDISDYGRPVARAITLQLKDTSVTPIHVTIAFTISGMLTIWCMINGYAWSAAFFLILKSILDAADGELARVKNTPSYTGRYLDSVADITLNALIFGTLWYLTSASILNTVLAFLGMQLQGTIYNYYYVILRNRFNGDTTSRVFEKKPPVALLGEKQRNVNILFFLYRGLYGVFDKAIYLLDRSAVKSTWFPNWFMTIVSLLGLGSQLLIISIFLILGLRDIIIPFFICYTSMIFFIVAVRKVYE; from the coding sequence GTGTCTAAACTACCCAAAGACAGTCGATTCATTGATATTTCTGATTACGGACGACCAGTAGCCAGAGCTATTACTCTTCAGTTAAAGGATACTTCCGTTACTCCTATTCATGTAACCATTGCATTTACCATATCAGGTATGTTAACTATCTGGTGTATGATTAATGGGTATGCATGGTCGGCTGCATTTTTTTTGATCCTAAAATCAATATTAGATGCTGCTGATGGTGAGTTGGCAAGAGTCAAAAACACACCTTCCTACACTGGTCGATACCTTGATTCTGTTGCGGACATTACACTGAATGCACTTATCTTCGGTACGTTATGGTATCTAACAAGCGCCAGTATTTTAAATACAGTATTGGCTTTCTTAGGTATGCAATTGCAAGGGACTATCTATAATTACTATTATGTAATTCTCAGAAATAGATTCAATGGAGATACGACAAGTCGAGTCTTTGAGAAAAAGCCTCCTGTTGCATTGTTAGGTGAAAAGCAACGCAACGTAAACATCCTCTTTTTTCTTTATAGAGGACTTTATGGTGTTTTCGATAAAGCAATCTATCTGTTGGATCGAAGCGCTGTTAAAAGTACCTGGTTTCCAAATTGGTTTATGACCATTGTTTCACTACTCGGATTAGGTTCTCAACTTCTTATTATAAGTATCTTCTTAATTCTTGGGTTGAGAGATATCATCATCCCTTTTTTCATTTGCTATACCTCAATGATTTTTTTCATCGTAGCAGTAAGAAAGGTATATGAATAA
- the mdh gene encoding malate dehydrogenase, producing the protein MKVTVVGAGAVGASCAEYIAIKDFAAEVVLIDIKEGFAEGKAMDLMQTASLNGFDTKITGTTNDYAKTANSDVAVITSGIPRKPGMTREELISTNAGIVKSVAENLIKHSPNVIIIVVSNPMDTMTYLSHKALGLPKNRIIGMGGALDSARFKYRLAEALDCPASDVDGMVIGGHSDTGMIPLTRLATRNSVPVSKFLSEDKLNYVLEETKVGGATLTKLLGTSAWYAPGAAVSAMVQAIACDTKKMFPCSSMLEGEYGLNDICIGVPVLIGRNGIEQIVEIELDAAEQAKLEESAAAVRKTNDTLSEMNII; encoded by the coding sequence ATGAAGGTAACCGTAGTGGGCGCTGGAGCCGTAGGAGCAAGTTGTGCCGAATACATCGCAATCAAAGATTTTGCAGCTGAAGTTGTACTTATAGATATCAAGGAAGGTTTTGCTGAAGGTAAAGCCATGGACTTGATGCAGACTGCATCATTGAATGGATTTGATACAAAAATCACTGGTACGACAAACGATTATGCTAAGACAGCTAACAGTGATGTGGCGGTTATTACTTCAGGTATTCCTCGTAAACCAGGAATGACAAGAGAGGAATTGATCTCTACCAATGCTGGTATTGTGAAGTCTGTAGCTGAGAATTTAATCAAGCATTCTCCTAATGTGATCATCATTGTGGTGTCTAACCCAATGGATACCATGACCTACCTTTCTCACAAGGCATTAGGGCTTCCAAAGAACAGAATCATTGGTATGGGTGGAGCCTTGGATTCTGCTAGATTCAAGTACAGATTGGCAGAAGCATTGGATTGCCCGGCATCTGATGTAGACGGCATGGTTATCGGTGGACACAGTGATACCGGAATGATTCCTTTAACGAGACTAGCTACACGAAACAGTGTGCCAGTTTCTAAATTCTTAAGTGAAGACAAGCTGAACTATGTATTGGAAGAAACTAAGGTAGGAGGTGCTACACTTACTAAATTGCTGGGTACTTCCGCATGGTATGCTCCCGGAGCAGCAGTATCAGCAATGGTGCAAGCGATTGCTTGTGATACAAAGAAGATGTTCCCATGTTCTTCTATGCTAGAAGGTGAGTACGGACTAAATGATATTTGTATTGGCGTTCCTGTGCTAATAGGTAGAAATGGTATTGAGCAGATCGTAGAGATTGAGCTTGATGCTGCAGAGCAAGCCAAGTTAGAGGAAAGCGCAGCAGCAGTTCGTAAAACGAACGATACACTTTCTGAGATGAATATTATATAA
- a CDS encoding carboxypeptidase-like regulatory domain-containing protein, with translation MRFSINIIALFILFSLSAQSNYDLKVEDKSLADVVRTLSKQYSLKFSYSPRVLSKHRITRDITAKSRAELISQVFEELPFELKLSDGIYLVIPKKIKPKPTPLIGQVYDNDSGEPLAFAHVQSTENGTLSSQNGRFSLPPREDTITLTVSYIGYKNLELKVPPNEDNVKLRLNQNPQELKEVVLTADIEKSISAPSFFSLNPQQLSSLPMLGETDVFKSMQLLPGIQATDEASSGLVIRGSLPSQNLILMDGFTLYNVDHFFGIFSTLNPNAINNVSVFKGGFGSKYGGRISSVVDVTGKNGAAEKFSGRFGANMLSVNGTLNIPIGQRTSILFAFRNSFSDFINSDLYSDFLKSSRQNFLESISSELNAINISPTVEFHDINTKIQHRFSPNTVFDLNFFISEDFYDGNYVERDSLIEYRLNDISNWSNSGISLNLKSQFKPNWYSNIILSASQYEKKETLTSEFAFSQNFTLDADSTIEANTPVNYFDYSVNSSISDITIKSHNEFQIDHQNVVSGGIEINTISTNYNVNQESLEADFLSFSEYQDTIDIETTIPSLYGNYQFQKEGINTNLGLRASFYEPTQKWYLEPRFDIGFKVSDNLLLKGAASYHHQFISQTSLSLFQGSDQFYWILSDDEIIPIQKSAHFILGGNYSFDKWSFDLEYYNKRTEGIIENQFLVLPPTILANLLEEELNLAGQNNSEGLDLFVKYKSTKFSSWLSFSLAKSEDSFWYRNQNTPYPSVQDQRYEINFTNIYKLGKCEFSSTFLFGSGRPYTPINPEYSIENDTVNIYDLSRINQERLPSYIRLDLSAKYTFDIGKLNFETGLTLFNVLNNRNIRSRKFTKVPQLEELGNQLVVDGSELVALDTNLLGFTPNLFFNIRF, from the coding sequence ATGCGATTCTCAATCAACATTATCGCCCTATTTATCCTTTTTTCATTATCAGCTCAGTCGAATTATGATCTGAAGGTGGAAGATAAGTCCCTTGCCGATGTTGTACGAACTTTATCAAAACAATACAGTCTCAAATTTTCCTACAGTCCGAGGGTTCTCTCTAAACATAGAATAACAAGAGATATAACAGCCAAATCAAGGGCCGAGCTAATCAGCCAAGTATTTGAAGAGCTTCCGTTTGAACTTAAATTAAGTGATGGTATTTATCTAGTCATACCAAAGAAAATCAAACCAAAACCAACTCCATTAATAGGTCAAGTATATGATAATGATAGTGGTGAGCCACTTGCTTTTGCACATGTACAAAGTACAGAAAACGGAACTTTAAGTTCCCAAAATGGACGTTTCAGCTTGCCTCCCAGAGAGGATACAATAACGCTGACAGTCAGCTATATTGGCTACAAAAACTTAGAGCTTAAAGTGCCACCCAATGAAGACAATGTCAAGTTAAGATTAAATCAAAATCCGCAGGAATTAAAAGAAGTCGTATTGACAGCAGACATTGAAAAATCCATATCTGCCCCTTCATTTTTTAGCCTGAATCCGCAACAACTCAGTTCGCTTCCTATGCTGGGTGAGACAGATGTATTCAAATCTATGCAACTACTCCCAGGCATACAGGCTACAGATGAAGCTTCATCAGGCCTGGTGATCAGAGGAAGTCTACCCTCTCAAAATTTGATTCTTATGGATGGATTTACTCTTTATAATGTAGACCACTTCTTTGGTATTTTCAGTACGCTCAACCCCAACGCTATAAATAATGTGAGTGTATTCAAGGGAGGATTTGGATCTAAGTATGGAGGGCGAATATCTTCTGTTGTAGATGTGACTGGCAAAAATGGAGCAGCAGAAAAATTCAGTGGAAGATTTGGCGCTAACATGCTTTCCGTAAATGGAACATTAAACATTCCTATTGGTCAGCGCACCTCCATTCTATTCGCATTCAGAAATTCTTTCTCAGACTTTATCAACTCCGACCTTTATAGTGATTTCCTTAAATCAAGCAGACAAAATTTTCTGGAATCTATAAGTTCAGAGCTAAATGCGATCAATATTTCTCCAACCGTCGAGTTTCACGATATCAATACCAAGATTCAGCATAGGTTCTCTCCTAACACAGTATTTGATTTAAACTTTTTTATCAGTGAGGATTTTTATGATGGAAATTATGTTGAAAGAGACTCTCTAATTGAGTATCGTTTGAATGATATCTCTAATTGGTCAAATAGTGGGATTAGCTTGAATCTAAAGAGTCAATTCAAGCCAAACTGGTACAGCAATATTATTCTAAGCGCATCACAGTATGAAAAAAAGGAAACCCTTACTTCAGAGTTTGCCTTCTCTCAAAATTTTACTTTAGACGCGGACTCAACGATAGAAGCAAATACGCCAGTTAATTATTTTGATTATTCTGTAAATAGCTCAATAAGTGACATTACCATTAAAAGTCATAACGAATTTCAAATAGACCATCAGAATGTTGTCTCTGGGGGTATAGAAATAAATACTATAAGCACCAATTATAACGTCAATCAAGAGTCTTTAGAAGCAGATTTTCTATCGTTTAGTGAATACCAGGATACCATTGATATCGAAACGACTATTCCCAGCTTGTATGGAAATTATCAGTTTCAAAAAGAAGGCATCAATACCAATCTGGGCTTACGAGCTTCTTTTTACGAACCAACCCAAAAATGGTACCTTGAACCAAGGTTTGACATAGGATTTAAAGTGTCTGACAATCTTTTATTGAAAGGCGCTGCATCTTACCATCATCAATTTATTAGTCAAACATCACTTTCATTATTCCAAGGATCAGATCAGTTTTATTGGATCCTATCTGATGACGAAATAATCCCAATTCAAAAAAGTGCCCATTTCATATTGGGGGGGAATTATTCATTTGACAAGTGGTCTTTTGATTTAGAATATTATAACAAGCGAACAGAGGGAATTATAGAGAATCAATTCCTCGTTCTACCTCCGACTATCTTGGCTAATCTATTGGAGGAAGAATTGAACTTAGCTGGACAAAATAATTCAGAAGGTTTGGATCTGTTTGTTAAATATAAAAGCACAAAATTCAGCTCCTGGTTAAGTTTCTCACTTGCCAAATCAGAGGATTCATTTTGGTATAGAAATCAAAACACTCCCTACCCATCTGTACAAGATCAGCGATATGAAATAAACTTTACCAATATTTATAAATTAGGCAAATGTGAATTTTCAAGTACTTTTTTGTTTGGTTCAGGCAGACCATATACTCCAATAAACCCTGAATACAGCATTGAGAATGACACGGTTAATATTTATGATTTATCCAGAATCAATCAAGAGAGATTACCTTCTTACATCAGACTGGATCTTTCTGCGAAATACACATTTGACATAGGCAAGCTAAACTTCGAAACAGGGTTAACCCTTTTCAATGTTTTAAATAACAGGAATATTCGATCAAGAAAGTTTACAAAGGTCCCCCAACTTGAAGAACTAGGTAATCAGCTAGTTGTTGATGGCTCTGAACTTGTAGCATTGGACACAAACCTACTTGGATTCACACCAAATCTTTTCTTCAATATACGCTTCTAA
- the ppk1 gene encoding polyphosphate kinase 1 — protein sequence MQDTQELIHKSDLISRDLSWLQFNHRVLDQARKEKRNLFEKLKFLAITSSNADEFNMIRIGSLYNYLDYGNDRVDYSGLQVIPFKEELLAGLKEFNRQQDQLFLDLKPGFKQHNFEIKGYEELNERQQKSASKYFEKTIFPMLTPMVFDPYHSFPILMNNILIFGVVTKTLKSKEKKKMSFIQLPQNLPRFYELTDKDKVVFVPIEKIVQQHFDRVFKNVDIISSSLFRVTRNGDFTLEESEDIEANFLEEMKKKLKTRKTGRVVRMEVQEGSDPWLIKQLKKRYEIENENVQVACEGSLIDFTCLWQIVNQEEFNSFKPVRPKAVPPVSMSDIEHQDMFKILKDRDILLHHPYNTIEPLLDLLEQAAEDPYVLSIKLTIYRLAKNSRVVEALLNAAENGKHVSVLFEVKARFDEENNMKQAQRLQKAGCFVIYGVGSLKTHTKLLLIVRKEKEKVNRFVHMSSGNYNEATSKLYTDMSLLTSDESYANDVQEFFNVITGHSMPEDYDNLITAPTQMRRDLIALINKEKENAKEGKPTGIVIKLNSLQDKDAIVALYKASQAGVPIKLIVRGICSLRPGREGLSENIAVRSIVGEYLEHSRIFYFHNDGDPKVYCGSADMMVRSFDRRLESLFIISDPPLKQQAINILAYNLKDNVNSYEMKEDGSYVHLEPNGNPSFDIHQEFYKVKREVIMEAKLFE from the coding sequence ATGCAAGACACGCAAGAACTCATCCATAAAAGCGACCTCATTAGTCGTGATTTGAGCTGGCTCCAGTTCAATCACCGCGTGCTTGATCAGGCAAGAAAGGAAAAACGCAATCTTTTTGAAAAACTCAAATTTCTAGCCATTACATCTAGTAATGCGGATGAGTTTAACATGATTCGAATAGGTAGTTTGTATAACTATTTGGATTATGGCAATGACAGGGTAGATTACTCCGGTCTTCAGGTTATTCCTTTTAAAGAAGAGTTATTAGCAGGGTTGAAAGAGTTTAATAGGCAGCAGGATCAACTGTTCCTTGATCTAAAACCAGGTTTCAAACAGCATAATTTTGAAATCAAGGGTTACGAAGAACTAAACGAAAGGCAGCAGAAATCAGCAAGCAAATATTTTGAGAAGACGATCTTCCCCATGCTGACGCCCATGGTGTTCGATCCATACCACTCCTTCCCGATATTGATGAATAATATTCTGATCTTCGGAGTGGTGACTAAGACATTAAAGTCAAAGGAAAAGAAGAAAATGTCCTTCATTCAGTTACCACAAAACCTTCCTCGGTTTTATGAACTGACTGATAAAGATAAAGTCGTCTTTGTTCCCATAGAGAAGATCGTGCAGCAGCATTTTGATCGCGTTTTCAAAAATGTAGATATTATCTCCAGTTCACTTTTTCGAGTTACACGAAATGGTGATTTCACGCTCGAAGAGTCAGAGGATATTGAAGCAAACTTCCTTGAGGAGATGAAGAAGAAGCTCAAGACCAGGAAGACAGGAAGAGTGGTTCGAATGGAAGTGCAGGAGGGATCTGATCCTTGGCTAATTAAACAACTCAAGAAGAGGTACGAAATAGAAAACGAGAATGTTCAAGTAGCATGTGAAGGTTCATTGATTGATTTTACATGTCTTTGGCAGATTGTGAATCAGGAAGAATTCAATTCATTCAAGCCCGTTAGACCCAAGGCTGTTCCTCCAGTAAGTATGTCTGATATTGAGCATCAAGACATGTTCAAGATTTTGAAAGATCGAGACATTCTACTTCATCACCCTTACAATACCATAGAGCCACTGCTTGATTTGCTGGAGCAAGCAGCTGAAGATCCATATGTACTTTCGATCAAGCTAACCATCTATCGTTTGGCAAAAAACAGTAGGGTAGTGGAAGCTCTTCTGAATGCAGCAGAAAACGGAAAACACGTTTCTGTTTTGTTTGAGGTGAAAGCTCGATTTGATGAAGAGAACAACATGAAGCAAGCTCAGCGGCTTCAAAAAGCTGGATGCTTTGTGATCTATGGTGTGGGATCCTTGAAGACACATACGAAGCTGCTTTTGATAGTACGAAAGGAAAAAGAGAAAGTGAATCGTTTTGTACATATGAGTAGCGGAAACTACAATGAAGCTACTTCTAAGCTTTATACGGACATGAGTTTATTGACTTCAGATGAGTCTTATGCTAACGATGTGCAGGAATTCTTCAATGTAATCACCGGTCATTCCATGCCCGAAGATTACGACAACCTGATCACAGCACCTACTCAAATGCGACGTGATTTGATTGCATTGATCAACAAGGAAAAGGAGAATGCAAAAGAAGGAAAACCTACAGGCATTGTTATTAAGCTAAACTCACTTCAAGATAAAGATGCCATTGTAGCACTGTATAAAGCCTCCCAAGCGGGTGTTCCAATTAAACTGATCGTAAGGGGCATCTGTAGCTTGCGTCCAGGTAGGGAAGGACTGAGCGAGAATATTGCTGTTCGCTCAATCGTAGGGGAATATTTGGAGCATTCCAGGATTTTCTATTTCCATAATGATGGCGATCCAAAAGTCTATTGTGGTAGTGCCGATATGATGGTTCGCTCATTTGATAGAAGATTGGAATCGCTATTTATTATCAGTGATCCACCACTAAAGCAGCAAGCCATCAATATTCTGGCTTACAACCTGAAGGATAATGTAAATTCCTATGAGATGAAAGAAGACGGCAGCTATGTTCATTTAGAGCCAAACGGTAATCCGTCATTTGATATTCACCAGGAGTTTTACAAAGTGAAGAGGGAGGTAATTATGGAGGCGAAGCTTTTTGAATAA
- a CDS encoding FecR domain-containing protein, whose translation MSDSEKYRDLLNHESSSMNDELAEFISKSAGAKIPAGRGKEDIWNQIDSQTVNREKSSIRIWPLIGIAASLLIATFVFVFFFNSTSAIIDIRTGLAESKAVKLPDGSQVTLNANSQISYSEDWNRTLSLEGEGFFEVVKGGKFQVQTSVGVVEVLGTSFNIFVRDSIFEVACKTGKVNVKIPSKSFDQSLTPGDLVRLESDTVRQTKRTTELVGKWKLGEFYFNEQRLSNVLQEMERQFNVSLVVADSSNYEFSGYFTNKNIEKALEMVCLPLGLTYEKTGAKAYAIRELE comes from the coding sequence ATGAGTGATTCAGAAAAATATCGAGATTTACTAAATCATGAATCGAGTAGCATGAATGATGAACTTGCAGAATTTATAAGCAAGTCCGCTGGTGCTAAAATCCCTGCAGGTAGAGGTAAAGAAGATATCTGGAATCAGATAGATAGCCAAACAGTTAATAGAGAAAAGAGCTCAATTCGAATTTGGCCTTTAATAGGAATAGCTGCATCTCTCTTAATAGCAACTTTTGTTTTTGTTTTCTTCTTTAATTCGACTTCTGCAATCATTGACATACGAACAGGATTAGCTGAGTCAAAAGCCGTCAAGCTTCCAGATGGTTCTCAGGTGACACTCAATGCTAACTCCCAAATTTCTTATTCAGAAGATTGGAACAGAACACTAAGTCTTGAAGGGGAAGGATTCTTTGAGGTAGTCAAAGGAGGGAAATTCCAAGTCCAGACATCTGTAGGCGTGGTGGAAGTATTAGGAACCTCTTTTAACATCTTCGTGAGGGACTCCATCTTTGAAGTAGCATGTAAAACAGGAAAAGTAAATGTCAAAATTCCATCCAAGTCTTTTGATCAGTCCCTAACCCCCGGTGATCTTGTGAGGCTAGAATCAGATACTGTAAGACAAACAAAAAGAACTACAGAATTGGTTGGTAAATGGAAATTAGGAGAATTCTACTTCAATGAACAGCGCCTTTCTAATGTATTGCAAGAAATGGAAAGGCAGTTCAATGTTTCATTGGTCGTTGCAGATTCTTCAAACTATGAATTCTCTGGCTATTTCACGAATAAGAATATTGAAAAAGCGCTTGAAATGGTATGTCTTCCACTTGGACTCACTTATGAAAAGACTGGTGCAAAAGCATATGCCATACGAGAATTAGAATAG
- a CDS encoding DinB family protein: MKQIKWFDRKFEFSLEQNIFPSILERLEGTPIRLNHKISQIATEDLTTKFEGNWSIQENIGHLIDLEPIWQGRLEDILNGTEYLRRADLENKKTDLAKHNEKEIQQLLIDFINIRQTTLDSLFKLGEKEVYKYALHPRLKTPMRTMDLFLFVAEHDDHHLSRISEIVAYTKS, translated from the coding sequence ATGAAACAAATAAAATGGTTTGACAGAAAGTTTGAGTTCTCGTTAGAGCAAAATATTTTTCCATCGATATTGGAAAGACTGGAGGGAACTCCTATCCGATTAAATCATAAAATCAGTCAAATAGCAACGGAAGATTTAACCACAAAATTTGAGGGTAACTGGTCTATTCAAGAAAATATTGGTCACCTAATTGATCTTGAGCCTATTTGGCAAGGTCGACTTGAAGACATCTTGAATGGAACAGAGTATTTAAGGAGAGCGGATTTAGAAAATAAAAAAACTGATTTGGCCAAGCACAATGAAAAGGAAATTCAACAATTACTAATTGATTTCATAAACATCAGACAAACAACCTTGGATAGTCTCTTTAAACTCGGAGAAAAGGAAGTTTATAAATATGCATTGCACCCGAGGTTAAAGACTCCTATGAGAACAATGGACTTATTTCTTTTTGTAGCTGAACATGACGATCACCACCTATCAAGGATTAGTGAAATAGTTGCTTACACCAAATCCTAA
- a CDS encoding PadR family transcriptional regulator, translating to MRISLTKYIVMKKEYLGEFEELVLTMVALLGENAYGNAIVEEIGEKVKREVNLSAVHVTLYRMEDKGYVTSEMGGASNMRGGRRKRIFTVTNTGLEKLQILKEQRQQLWSLIPNLKFSSI from the coding sequence ATGCGTATATCTTTAACAAAATATATAGTAATGAAGAAAGAATATCTCGGAGAGTTTGAAGAACTGGTGCTCACCATGGTGGCGCTCTTAGGTGAAAATGCCTATGGAAACGCGATCGTTGAGGAGATCGGCGAGAAGGTCAAAAGAGAAGTCAACCTAAGTGCTGTTCATGTAACCCTCTATCGCATGGAAGACAAAGGCTATGTCACCTCAGAAATGGGCGGGGCATCTAATATGCGAGGTGGCAGACGAAAAAGAATTTTCACGGTCACCAATACCGGGTTAGAAAAGCTCCAGATTCTAAAAGAACAGCGACAGCAGCTTTGGTCACTCATCCCTAATTTAAAATTTTCATCCATTTAG
- a CDS encoding TauD/TfdA family dioxygenase produces the protein MIQEKLDTLNERGWIELENYSDESSLLKAANEFGEVVKHSNRQEIFSLHPKENKDAMGGTFSNLHGLNEFPLHTDTAFLNFPVRYMMLNAEKESSCGTKLLATSQLFRQLSEAELKIARRSIFLLKTKNRSCYLPLFFKHKGQEGFRYDSTCMTPFNNHAKDFVLIMKNAFNRVETSVLKWNQHKTILIDNWKTLHGREAVRNGINRELKRIYINTL, from the coding sequence ATGATACAAGAGAAATTGGACACACTTAACGAGAGAGGTTGGATTGAGCTTGAAAACTATTCAGATGAATCTAGTCTACTAAAGGCAGCAAACGAATTTGGTGAGGTCGTAAAACACTCAAATAGACAAGAAATTTTTTCTCTACATCCAAAAGAAAATAAAGATGCAATGGGAGGTACTTTTAGTAATCTGCATGGCTTAAATGAATTTCCCTTACATACCGACACGGCTTTTTTAAATTTTCCTGTGAGATATATGATGCTTAATGCAGAAAAAGAAAGTAGCTGTGGAACAAAGCTGTTAGCGACTAGCCAACTATTTCGACAACTTTCTGAAGCTGAATTGAAAATAGCAAGAAGGTCCATATTTCTTCTAAAAACAAAAAACAGAAGCTGTTATCTACCATTATTTTTCAAACACAAGGGGCAAGAAGGATTTAGATATGATTCAACATGCATGACACCTTTTAATAACCATGCAAAAGATTTTGTCCTAATAATGAAAAATGCATTTAATAGAGTCGAGACATCTGTCCTTAAATGGAATCAACATAAAACCATTCTTATTGACAATTGGAAGACCTTACATGGGCGAGAAGCTGTTAGAAACGGCATCAATAGAGAATTAAAAAGAATTTATATTAATACGTTATGA
- a CDS encoding DUF1328 domain-containing protein has translation MLSWTIIFIVVALVAGLFGFTKIARGAAGIARILFFIFVLLLILSLVTDMFA, from the coding sequence ATGCTTTCATGGACAATCATTTTTATCGTTGTAGCACTTGTCGCAGGTCTTTTCGGGTTTACTAAAATCGCAAGGGGAGCTGCTGGAATTGCAAGAATACTATTCTTCATTTTTGTCCTCCTCCTAATTCTCTCACTAGTCACAGACATGTTTGCATAG